Within the Staphylococcus warneri genome, the region TCAAGTTACAAGCTATGGATACAATGACAAGTTTCTGGATTCCACAATTAGGTGGTCAGAAATATGCCATGACTGGTATGACTATGAATTGGACATTAACAGCAGATCAAACAGGTACTTTCAGAGGTAGAAACTCAAACTTCAACGGTGAAGGTTTCTCACGTCAAACATTTGATGTTAACTCTGTAAGCCAAAGTGATTTCAACAAATGGGTGAAAAAAGCTCAAAGTAAGAAAACGTTAGATCAAGATACATTTGATAAACAAATCTTACCAAGCACACCTAACAAAGAATTAACGTTTAATGGTACTCATATGGCGTTCGTTGACCCTGCAGCTGATCCTGAGTATATCTTCTACGCATACAAACGTTATAACTACGTTCAGAAAGATCCTAACTTCGTTGACGAAAAAGATCTTTATAAAGATGTAAAAGATAAACCAGTGAAACCAGCACGTAAGGTTACTATTTCAAACGCTAACTACAAACGTCATGGTATGACACCAATGATTCTTGGCAACAATGAAAAATACGACAATGAATTCAAGAAGAAAGAAAAACACAATTCTAAGGAAATGGAAAAAATTTCCAAAGAAGCAAAAGACGATAGTCCGTCTAAAAAAGATGATCATGGAGGTGGACATTAATGAATTTTCCATGGGATCAATTAATCGTTAAAGGTAACTGGATGATTACAATGGCACAAATTGGTGCGCCATTCTTAGTTATCGGCCTTATAGCGGTAATTACGTATTTCAAATTATGGAAATATCTTTATAAAGAATGGTTCACATCCGTAGACCATAAAAAAATCGGTGTTATGTATTTAATCTGTGCCGTATTAATGTTCGTCCGTGGTGGTATTGACGCGTTACTTATTCGTACGCAATTAA harbors:
- the qoxA gene encoding cytochrome aa3 quinol oxidase subunit II, with the translated sequence MSKFKSLLLMVGTLILLSGCSNIEVFNAKGPVASSQKFLIIYSIIFMLVIVVVVLAMFAFFIYKYSYNKNDESGKMHHNSLIETIWFVVPIIIVIALAIPTVKTLYDYEKPPEKDKDPLVVYAVSAGYKWFFAYPDQHIETVNTLTIPKDRPVVFKLQAMDTMTSFWIPQLGGQKYAMTGMTMNWTLTADQTGTFRGRNSNFNGEGFSRQTFDVNSVSQSDFNKWVKKAQSKKTLDQDTFDKQILPSTPNKELTFNGTHMAFVDPAADPEYIFYAYKRYNYVQKDPNFVDEKDLYKDVKDKPVKPARKVTISNANYKRHGMTPMILGNNEKYDNEFKKKEKHNSKEMEKISKEAKDDSPSKKDDHGGGH